The DNA region ATTATTTCGATTTTACTCGTCTCTAATTCACTTATCGGCATGAAATCACATTCACCATTAATACTGTTTATCGCAAAACAACCTTGCTCGGTCTTGATCGCGGCTTTCAAGCGGACAACTTCTAAAGGCTCTAACTGTGTAGCAAGCGCCATTAAATTGAATGTCTGATGCTGATTAAAGATCCAGCCATAACTAAATAACCCTTGCCCACTCCCATGATTGCGTTCAAAACGCGGATCAATAACTAATTCGACCAGTGCTTGTTGATGATGGTGGCCATGACTGTGTTTTAGATGTGCGGATAAATGTTGAGAACGGCGTTGCTCATCAAGTGATAATGTAAGCATATCAATGGAAAAATCACCATGATGTGTCCATAATACTGATTGTTTAGCAGGAGACAATTGATGACTAAAGTCCATGAAACGTACTTTATCTGCTTTATTTAAGTGTTCAGTTTTATTCGCGACAAGTACATCAGCCAAACTAATTTGATCTTGAAAGTGATTATTTTCAACGTATTTAGCATCATTAAGATGGCTCGGATCAACTAAGCATATAGTTGCATTAAGCGCTAACACGTCACAATAAAACTCACCGGACAAGTCTTTAATCACTTGCTGTAAATGCCCCAGGCCTGTGGGTTCGATTAAAATACGATCTGGTTTAGCCTTGCTGATCAACATATTTAACCCCATCTTCATGGGTAACCCCGCAACACAGCATAGACAGCCCCCAGGTACTTCTTTGACGATAATACGCTGTGCTTGATCAGTTAAGGTATCAGTAAAAGCAGACAATAGAGTGCCATCAATGCCAATTTGACCAAATTCATTGACTAAGATCCCCCACGTTTCATCTGCTGGCTTCTGTTTAAGCAATTGCTGAATGGCCGTGGTTTTACCCACACCAAGAAAACCAGTAATAATATTGGTCGGTATTTTATTTGCTTGTTTCGACATGAGGCTCCTAACTGTGACGGATATATAATATCGGGATGACACGTTCATAGCTGTTGCAGTTTTGATTTACAGAAAGATCAGAGAAAATGTTTTGTACTAGGTAATAAAACTTGGAAGTAGGTTATTAGAGCTGTAATAAGTGGACTTATCCCACTTGGCGCAGAACTAAATTCGAGCAATAAATGAGTGACCGCTGCAACATGTCTAGCGCATAATAAATATATGACCGTTACAGCAGTGTTTAAAAAATAAGTAGTTTCTTAATTAAACGCTAGATTCATCTATGAGCGGCGTAGGTTTTCTATTCTCATCGACAGCCACTAAACTGAACATACCAGAAATAGCTTTGGTACGACCTTCTTGGCTCATTGATTCAACAAATATATCCACTTTAACTCGGATTGAAGTACGCCCAACTTTATCGATAGTGCCAACTAATTCAACGATAGAGCCAGCCGGTATTGGGTGACTAAAATCAATTCGATCCGAAGACACTGTCACTAAGGCTTTATGACAAAACCGAGTAGCGGCAATAAAAGCTGTTTCATCCATCCAAGATAAGGCTTGCCCGCCAAACAGGGTATCATGATGATTAACCGTAGATGGGAACACCGCTTTACATACTCTAGTTTCTGCACGTTTTAACTTTTCTTCGATAGATATAGACATATATTCGCCAATGTTAACTTTAAAGATCTGAACTATCATCCAGATCCCGAAACAAAAGGCAAAGACATTCTAACAAACCAGATGTTTCATCGTTAAATGAGTGACTAATGATTAATTAATCATCAAGTTCACTATCTTCCCAGTCGTCATCATCATAATTACCACTTGCTAATGCGGCTTGTTCAATCACTTCAGCATAAGCAATAATAAAATCAGGCATCATGTCTAATACAGTCTGAGTAAATGCTTCCCACTCAGTTTGCTGCAAGTCTGCAATTTGTTGTGCTGTGCCTGCACAAGAAAAATAACTTAAACACAAGTATGCCATTTGTAGCGCTTGGCTAATCTCGCTGTGATCTTCTAATGAGTTAACTAAGCTTTCATAATAAAAAGCAGCGCCAATCGCAAAACCAATTGACCAATCATTTAACGCTTCACCAGATTTAAAGTTATCAGAAAAATTTGCAGTTTCAATGCATTCTGCAGGTAATAGAGCGCCAGAGTCATAAACTTGCTCGCTGATCTCATTATAAACAGAGATAATAGCGAATAATTTATCGTCAGAAATATTACCTGGTGCAGCACCACCAAAGATCATATCCATCCAATCTTCAGTTTCTACAGGCGCAGGAGCTGCCACTAAACCAAAGAAAAAACCTTTCATCGCAACCAGTGATAAAGTTTCTTTTGGTGTTTCATCTCCAGATAACCAATCTGATAATAATATTTCGTCTTCACGTGATAACGCTGATTCAGTCATATAAAACCTTTTATTTCACAAATTTTTTGTCGTGTTATTTAATGCCTAGTTTACTGTAAAGTCAGCTGCAGTGATATTTATTCAACAGAAAGCTGATCTAAAATAGCGCACTGTGAAGAATCATCACCCTTACAAGAAGAAGCTAATGATAATAACGTACTGTGCATCCCCTGTAATATTGCAATGCGGGATTCAATATCAGCAATTTTTTCTAATGTCAGCGCTTTTACCTGAGCAGCAGTGCGTTCTTCACTGTTATAGAGATGAACGAGTTCTTTACATTCTTCAAGGTTAAACCCGGCATCACGCGCTCGTTTAACAAAACTCAACTCATCAATGATACGTTGGTTATAATATCGGTAACCATTATCACCGCGTATCGGTTCTGAAGTTAAAGATATACTTTCATAATAACGTATCGTTTTTGTCGATAGACCAACGTCTTTCGCTACTGAACTAATATTTTTCATCATTTGACCTATTACTTTGTTATTTTAAGGATCTCAGCCTACGTACTCACAATACGACAAGCACTTATGATTCTAAAACTTAGGTTTCCAGCGCTTAATCAATAATGAATTAGACAATACTGCAATGCTGCTAAACGCCATCGCGGCTCCCGCTAATTCAGGGCTTAAATAACCCATCGCAGCAAGTGGTAGTCCAATAACATTAAAAATAAATGCCCAAAATAAGTTTTGCTGGATCTTACGCCACGTTAATTTAGAGACATCCATTGCAGCAGATACTAGACGAGGATCATTTCTTAATAAGGTAATGTTAGCCGTTTCCATCGCTACATCCGAGCCAGAGCCCATTGCAATACTAATATCAGCCTGTGCTAATGCAGGCGCATCATTTATACCATCACCAACCATAGCGACAAACTTTCCAAGCTGTTGTCTATCTTTAATATAATTCGATTTATGCTCAGGTTTAACATGTGCGTAATAGTTATCAACGTGTAATGCTTGCGCTATTGTTTCTACCGCGATCTCGTTATCACCACTAAGTATCGTTGTATCTATACTATCTCTTTGCAATAATTTAATTGCAGCACGACTTTCTGCACGTAAGGTATCTGCAATGATAAATAGTCCGACAAGGTGGCCATTTATTGCGACCCACATTTGTGAACCGACATGCCCACGAGATTTAGCAAGTAACGAGTCGCCATCTTGAGTATCAATATTCTCAGCAAGCATCAATTCTTTATTACCGATAAAAATATTTTCTTCAGCAATATTCCCTTTAATACCATAGCCGATAATGGTTTCAACTTGCGAAGCGGCTAATAATTTAAGCTGTTTATCTTTAGCATAACTAATGATCGATTTTGCTAGAGGATGCTCACTAAATTCTTGAACCGCGGCAGCACTGCGAATTAAGGTGTCTGTATCATACTCAAAACTATGGACAGCGATAACTTGAGGTTTGCCTTGCGTTAAAGTACCCGTTTTATCTAACATTACATCGGTAATTTTATGCGCTTTCTGAAGCGTATCAATATCTTTAATTAAAATACCTTGTCGCGCGGCAGCACCAGTTCCCGTCACGAGAGCCGCTGGAGTAGCAAGCCCTAAGGCGCAAGGGCAAGCAATAACCAAGACCGCAACAGCAGCAATAAGGCCATTTTCAAAATCACCAAAGCCTAAATACCAGACCAAAAACGTTAATGTTGCAATAACTAAGACAACGGGCACAAAAATATTACTTATTTTATCAACGAGTTGCTGAAAAGGTGCTTTAGCCATTTGTGCTGTTTCGACAAGAGATATAATTTTATTTAAACTCGAATCTTTACCTACCGCATTAACCCGTAGCAATAAAACACCAGTACCATTAATAGAACCACCAATAAGTGCTTCTCCAATATTCTTCACAACGGGTAAACTCTCCCCTGTGATCATCGATTCATCTAATTCACTTTTACCGTCAATAATGATGCCATCTACCGGCACTTTTTCACCTGCAAGTACCCGGACTTCATCACCGATAACAACTTCTTCAATCGGTAACGTTAGCCACTCTCCAGCACGCTTGACATGCGCAACTTCCGGTCTCAACATCATCAATTCATAGATAGCCGAAGATGTACTTTGTTTGGCATTCTCTTCTAAATATTTACCTAACGATATTAAAGTGATCACGACGGCACTGGCTTCAAAATACACCAGACCTTGTACAGCCTCACCAAACGTTAAAAATAAATACAAACTATAGAAATAAGCAGCACTAGTACCAGTAGCGACAAGAACATCCATATTGGCAGCACTATTCTTTAATGATTTATATGCCCCTAGATAATATCGGCGACCGATAATAAATTGAACTGGAGTAGCTAAAGATAATTGCAGCCATACAGGAACCATAAGGCTAATATCATCAATAAACATCGTTAACATACCAGCAAGTAAGGGTAATGTTAAAAATGCAGAAATAATCACAAATAATAGCTGCTGTTTATTTTGTCTTTTTAATTCAGCAGCTCGAGCTAAGAGGTTTTCTGTTTGTGATACCACACTCCCTTGATTAACCGTCGCTTGGTAACCAAGGTTAATGATCACATTCATAATATCTGCAGGGACAACACCGCCAGAAAAATACGTTAAAGTAATTTTTTCGCTCGCAAAATTTGCTTCCACAGTTAATATATCTTCATTCATTAATAATTTAGATACTGTTTTAGCCGCGCAGTTAGCACAAGACCAACCACTAATAGAAAGTGATAATTCTTCAGTGTGGTAAGTATAATTCTTATCATCTAAAACAGCTTTTACTGCATGGCTTGACGTAATATCAGCTATATTTACTTGAGCAGTGTTAAGTGCAAAATTAACTCGAGCCTCAATACCATTTTCAGAATTTAAAGCTGATTCTAATTTGGATGCACAACCGGCACATGACATGCCTTCGATACCAATTGAAAGTGTTTTAGACATAACGAAAAACCTTATTAATGATAATATGCGTAAAATATAACCTTTACCCTTAGTGTAAGGTCAATACTCATATTAAGCCATTTTCCCTTAAATATTTTGTAACAAGGTGTAACATGCAGTAAAAACGCGATAAGCCTAACATTAACAATATTTTTTTTATGAATAATAGCTATTATGTAATAAAATTACTTACATAGTTAAGCTACATCAGATTAAGTCACCTTTAAATCGCTTTACCAGCTCGATATGTAGATTAATTACCACATTCCATTTAGTTAAAAGTGAAAAATAACATCATGAACCCAACAAAAACGAATGCTTGGCAAGATTTAACAGCACACTACTCAGACATGCAGAAAACTAATATCGGCAATTTATTTGCTGATGATACCAATAGATTTGAGCAGTTCTCCAAGCTGTTTAACAATGATATTTTATGTGATTTCTCTAAAAATATCATTACACAGTGCACACTAAAAAAATTGACGGCACTTGCTCGTGAAGTTGATTTACCTTCAGCAATTACAGCAATGATTTCAGGTGAGCAAATCAACCAAACCGAAAAAAGAGCTGTATTACATACCGCACTGAGAAATCGCAGTAATACACCTGTAATGGTTGGTGGTAAAGATGTGATGCCAGCAGTCAATGCCGTATTAGCGCAAATGAAAACCTTCTGTCATGAAATAATTAGTGGTAATTGGAAAGGTTAT from Moritella sp. Urea-trap-13 includes:
- the cueR gene encoding Cu(I)-responsive transcriptional regulator gives rise to the protein MMKNISSVAKDVGLSTKTIRYYESISLTSEPIRGDNGYRYYNQRIIDELSFVKRARDAGFNLEECKELVHLYNSEERTAAQVKALTLEKIADIESRIAILQGMHSTLLSLASSCKGDDSSQCAILDQLSVE
- a CDS encoding heavy metal translocating P-type ATPase, giving the protein MSKTLSIGIEGMSCAGCASKLESALNSENGIEARVNFALNTAQVNIADITSSHAVKAVLDDKNYTYHTEELSLSISGWSCANCAAKTVSKLLMNEDILTVEANFASEKITLTYFSGGVVPADIMNVIINLGYQATVNQGSVVSQTENLLARAAELKRQNKQQLLFVIISAFLTLPLLAGMLTMFIDDISLMVPVWLQLSLATPVQFIIGRRYYLGAYKSLKNSAANMDVLVATGTSAAYFYSLYLFLTFGEAVQGLVYFEASAVVITLISLGKYLEENAKQSTSSAIYELMMLRPEVAHVKRAGEWLTLPIEEVVIGDEVRVLAGEKVPVDGIIIDGKSELDESMITGESLPVVKNIGEALIGGSINGTGVLLLRVNAVGKDSSLNKIISLVETAQMAKAPFQQLVDKISNIFVPVVLVIATLTFLVWYLGFGDFENGLIAAVAVLVIACPCALGLATPAALVTGTGAAARQGILIKDIDTLQKAHKITDVMLDKTGTLTQGKPQVIAVHSFEYDTDTLIRSAAAVQEFSEHPLAKSIISYAKDKQLKLLAASQVETIIGYGIKGNIAEENIFIGNKELMLAENIDTQDGDSLLAKSRGHVGSQMWVAINGHLVGLFIIADTLRAESRAAIKLLQRDSIDTTILSGDNEIAVETIAQALHVDNYYAHVKPEHKSNYIKDRQQLGKFVAMVGDGINDAPALAQADISIAMGSGSDVAMETANITLLRNDPRLVSAAMDVSKLTWRKIQQNLFWAFIFNVIGLPLAAMGYLSPELAGAAMAFSSIAVLSNSLLIKRWKPKF
- a CDS encoding acyl-CoA thioesterase, which gives rise to MSISIEEKLKRAETRVCKAVFPSTVNHHDTLFGGQALSWMDETAFIAATRFCHKALVTVSSDRIDFSHPIPAGSIVELVGTIDKVGRTSIRVKVDIFVESMSQEGRTKAISGMFSLVAVDENRKPTPLIDESSV
- a CDS encoding UPF0149 family protein — encoded protein: MTESALSREDEILLSDWLSGDETPKETLSLVAMKGFFFGLVAAPAPVETEDWMDMIFGGAAPGNISDDKLFAIISVYNEISEQVYDSGALLPAECIETANFSDNFKSGEALNDWSIGFAIGAAFYYESLVNSLEDHSEISQALQMAYLCLSYFSCAGTAQQIADLQQTEWEAFTQTVLDMMPDFIIAYAEVIEQAALASGNYDDDDWEDSELDD
- a CDS encoding GTP-binding protein, translated to MSKQANKIPTNIITGFLGVGKTTAIQQLLKQKPADETWGILVNEFGQIGIDGTLLSAFTDTLTDQAQRIIVKEVPGGCLCCVAGLPMKMGLNMLISKAKPDRILIEPTGLGHLQQVIKDLSGEFYCDVLALNATICLVDPSHLNDAKYVENNHFQDQISLADVLVANKTEHLNKADKVRFMDFSHQLSPAKQSVLWTHHGDFSIDMLTLSLDEQRRSQHLSAHLKHSHGHHHQQALVELVIDPRFERNHGSGQGLFSYGWIFNQHQTFNLMALATQLEPLEVVRLKAAIKTEQGCFAINSINGECDFMPISELETSKIEIISMIELPWQQLEEALCDSLLPK